A genomic region of Fodinisporobacter ferrooxydans contains the following coding sequences:
- a CDS encoding 2-keto-4-pentenoate hydratase, which yields MFDETTIRFADHLAKAEADRRGVAPLTELDREITVQQAYQVQLLTIQRKMEQGQRIVGKKIGLTSLAMQKLLGVDQPDYGHLLDEMAVDANGEIPFSRVLQPKVEAEIAFVLKKDLTGPDVTPLDVLLATDYVAPALEIVDSRIQDWKIRLQDTIADNASSGLYVLGHTRLSVDKLDLAQMGMVFYKNGQIMNTGTGAAALGHPANCVAWLANAVAQFGISLKAGEVILSGALSAAINAEPGDSFQARFAHLGEAGVRFSS from the coding sequence ATGTTTGACGAAACAACCATTCGATTTGCCGATCATCTGGCAAAGGCAGAAGCAGACCGCAGGGGTGTCGCACCCCTGACGGAACTGGATCGAGAAATCACAGTACAGCAGGCATATCAGGTTCAATTGCTCACCATTCAAAGGAAAATGGAGCAAGGACAACGAATCGTCGGGAAAAAAATCGGACTGACTTCACTAGCCATGCAGAAATTATTAGGCGTCGACCAGCCGGATTATGGACATCTGCTTGATGAAATGGCGGTCGATGCGAATGGGGAAATTCCTTTTTCACGCGTTCTGCAGCCGAAAGTGGAAGCGGAAATCGCCTTTGTATTAAAGAAAGACTTGACCGGACCGGATGTCACCCCTTTGGACGTTTTATTGGCGACCGATTACGTGGCGCCGGCTCTGGAAATCGTAGACAGCAGAATTCAAGACTGGAAGATTCGGCTGCAAGATACGATAGCAGACAACGCGTCATCCGGTTTGTATGTATTGGGACATACTCGTCTTTCTGTTGACAAGCTGGATCTTGCACAAATGGGAATGGTTTTCTATAAAAACGGTCAAATCATGAATACGGGGACAGGAGCTGCCGCTTTGGGCCATCCGGCAAACTGCGTAGCCTGGTTGGCGAACGCCGTCGCGCAGTTTGGCATTTCCCTAAAAGCAGGGGAAGTCATTTTATCTGGAGCGCTTTCTGCTGCCATCAATGCAGAACCGGGGGATTCCTTCCAGGCGCGTTTTGCACATCTGGGAGAAGCAGGTGTTCGTTTTTCGAGTTGA
- a CDS encoding aldehyde dehydrogenase, with protein MQTEQQEITVTKRKAIDSLHFINGNYMDSINGNVFENINPATEEVLGTVAEGGKEEIDLAVAAARRALQGPWKKMTAHERAGILRKVGDLILERKEELAALESLDTGKPYWLTGSVDIPRAAYNFHFFADYMRAVGTEAYQTDDVAINYSVRRPVGVVGLINPWNLPLLLLTWKLAPCLAAGNTCVMKPAELTPMTATLLGEICRDAGVPDGVVNIVHGFGPNSAGSALTEHPDVNAISFTGETVTGKIIMEAAAKTLKRLSYELGGKNPNIIFADSNIDEVIETTLKSSFINQGEVCLCGSRIYVERPIYEEFLEKFVAKTKELVVGDPFDPQTKVGALIGEEHYHRVNRYLELAIEEGGVIETGGKRPAGLEKGYYLEPTIITGLDRNCRVVREEIFGPVVTILPFDMEEEVIAQANDTHYGLSASIWTNDLRRAHRVAGQIEAGIVWVNTWFLRDLRTPFGGMKQSGIGREGGMHSFEFFSELTNICIKL; from the coding sequence ATGCAGACAGAACAGCAAGAGATCACGGTGACAAAAAGAAAAGCAATCGACAGTTTACATTTCATTAATGGAAACTATATGGATTCCATCAATGGGAACGTTTTCGAAAATATCAATCCTGCCACCGAAGAAGTGCTCGGCACAGTCGCCGAGGGCGGGAAAGAAGAAATTGACTTGGCGGTTGCAGCGGCAAGACGAGCATTGCAGGGACCTTGGAAGAAAATGACCGCTCATGAAAGAGCCGGGATTTTGCGAAAAGTCGGAGATCTGATTCTGGAACGGAAAGAAGAACTGGCGGCGTTGGAATCGTTGGATACAGGGAAGCCCTATTGGCTGACCGGCAGTGTGGATATCCCGCGGGCCGCTTACAATTTTCATTTTTTTGCGGATTATATGAGAGCGGTGGGAACCGAAGCATACCAAACGGATGATGTGGCGATCAATTACTCCGTTCGCCGTCCTGTCGGAGTGGTCGGATTAATCAACCCATGGAATTTGCCGCTCTTATTGTTGACATGGAAATTGGCGCCTTGTCTGGCAGCAGGCAACACTTGTGTGATGAAGCCGGCAGAACTCACGCCTATGACTGCAACGCTGCTCGGAGAAATTTGTCGTGATGCAGGAGTTCCGGACGGTGTTGTCAACATCGTTCATGGCTTTGGTCCGAATTCTGCCGGTTCTGCCCTTACAGAACATCCGGATGTAAACGCAATCTCGTTTACCGGTGAGACAGTGACTGGAAAAATCATTATGGAAGCTGCTGCGAAGACGTTGAAACGACTCTCCTATGAACTGGGCGGAAAAAATCCGAATATCATTTTTGCCGATTCCAACATCGATGAAGTCATTGAAACAACTCTCAAGTCCAGTTTTATCAATCAGGGAGAAGTATGTCTCTGCGGATCCCGCATTTATGTCGAACGTCCGATTTATGAGGAATTCCTGGAGAAATTTGTTGCCAAAACAAAAGAGCTGGTCGTAGGGGATCCTTTTGATCCGCAAACAAAAGTAGGAGCGCTGATCGGCGAGGAACATTATCATCGCGTCAATCGTTATCTGGAATTGGCCATTGAAGAAGGCGGAGTGATCGAAACAGGCGGCAAACGCCCGGCAGGATTGGAGAAAGGATACTATCTGGAGCCGACTATTATTACCGGATTAGATCGAAATTGTCGAGTCGTCCGCGAAGAAATATTTGGACCTGTTGTGACAATTCTTCCTTTTGATATGGAGGAAGAAGTGATTGCACAGGCGAATGATACTCATTATGGATTGAGCGCATCGATCTGGACGAATGATTTGCGCCGGGCGCATCGCGTAGCAGGCCAAATCGAAGCCGGAATCGTCTGGGTGAACACCTGGTTTTTGCGTGATCTGCGCACACCGTTTGGCGGTATGAAGCAAAGCGGGATTGGCCGTGAAGGCGGCATGCACAGTTTCGAATTCTTTTCCGAACTAACCAATATTTGCATTAAGTTGTAA